AGAGTCCCTCTGTCGCTATTTCACGAGATTCCACTTTGGAGGAGACAAACGTTACTTGGACGTCCCCCTCTTTGATTGCGGAAACAGATGATTGCGACCCTGGATCATTCTTTCGGTTTTCGCCTGTAATCATATCGACAACCATATTTGCGTAGGTGAAAGCGAGTTCTTTAGGCATGTCCGTTCGGTTCAGATATGTGAGGATTGTTTGCCCAACTTCCGCAACAATTAACCCTAAAAGGATATCCTCCGGAAGTTTATCAGCAGGTAGCTTAGCTTTTACTATTTCAAAAACATCCATCGCTATCTCTCCTTACTCTTCGGGAGCATTCTCTTCTTCGAATGATTGGATAACCGCTAAAATGTCGTCTCTTTTCTTCGCTTCACCAAGATCGATGTCATTTTCCGTTGCGTATTCTTTTAATTCCGGAACAGTCATTTCTTCAACCCGTTTAGGTTCTTTCATGACCAATTCAAAACCTTCTTCGATCACATCGAGTTCTACTAATTCATCACAAACACCCTCGTCAACCGTTGTCGAATCCCCCTTGCGGTATATATCCATGCCTAATTTAACATTTTGGTTGAATGTCACTTTGAATCCCGTCATAAATTTACCTCCTCCAATAAAAAATAGAGAGGAACAAGTCCTCTCTTAGTTAACTTTCGCAATGAAAATATTATCAATTGTTTCAAAGCTTGGTAGTACAATTTCGGAAACGATTGTTTGAACGTTGACTGGATGTGGCTCTACAATAGTTGTGATTGCTACACCCGTATTAACGACTTGTACTTTTGCAGATGATGCACCAGACATAAGATCCGCTTCCTCCGGCGTTGTACCGTAGTACGTGTTACCAAGTACACCATCTGGAATAAGAGTGAAATGGTCGTCTGGATAGAAGTTGTGAAGCACTCCTTTTTCATCACGATACTTTTTGTTGTGAACTGCAATCGATAGACCGAATTTAGCCGATAGATACTGTTTTAACATCGTATCCGTCATGATGACATTCTGCCCGCCGAGTGGATTCATGTCTAACTGGAAACTTTTGTGTCTTAGAAGATAGTTCCACGTCTTGCGAGACATGATCGATTTCGTTGGACGACTACCCGTATTGTCCTCCACTGTATCCTGCCAACGCATGATATCTTCAATCGGTGTCGAACCTGGCTCGTCCCACGTCGCTCCCGCAAGTAGCGTTTCTTTGTGGTCGTCTTTCATGCCGTAGTTATAATCGTAATCAACACGGTTCGCACTGATTGCGATTTTACCCGCTGATAAGAGCTGCATAATCATTCGTTCCGGCTGCACTTCTGCGCCATCCACAAGTGTTTTAACATCGTCATAGATAGCATTGATTAAAGGCATGATGTAGGCCGCATTAGAAGATTCTTCGAGCTTCAATAGCTCTTGGCGATCTTTTTCACCAATAGACATTGCCTCCCGGAAAAACGGCATCTCGGTAACGATTTTGTCAAATCCAATACGGTCACGTAAAGTAGCTTTTGCATCAAATTCGGATGGCATTAAAGCAACAGGTAGACCTTTTGAGCCTTTAATCCAGCTTAAGTCTAAACCCATTTGTTTTTTTGCTGGGAACAATGTTGCCCCCAAGTTCGGGATATTGTTGCTAGATGACTCCGTGTAATATGTTGCGATATCTTTAGCATTTACATAATCAAAAATGTTCGGCATTAATCATCATTCCTCTCTTATTGAATAAATGTAATTTGTTTTAATGCAGCAATCTCTTCCGCTGTTGGA
This region of Sporosarcina sp. ANT_H38 genomic DNA includes:
- a CDS encoding major capsid protein translates to MPNIFDYVNAKDIATYYTESSSNNIPNLGATLFPAKKQMGLDLSWIKGSKGLPVALMPSEFDAKATLRDRIGFDKIVTEMPFFREAMSIGEKDRQELLKLEESSNAAYIMPLINAIYDDVKTLVDGAEVQPERMIMQLLSAGKIAISANRVDYDYNYGMKDDHKETLLAGATWDEPGSTPIEDIMRWQDTVEDNTGSRPTKSIMSRKTWNYLLRHKSFQLDMNPLGGQNVIMTDTMLKQYLSAKFGLSIAVHNKKYRDEKGVLHNFYPDDHFTLIPDGVLGNTYYGTTPEEADLMSGASSAKVQVVNTGVAITTIVEPHPVNVQTIVSEIVLPSFETIDNIFIAKVN